In Dehalogenimonas etheniformans, one genomic interval encodes:
- a CDS encoding class I SAM-dependent methyltransferase translates to MTDSHFDTSKAARLDNPSRVAELRIPELLTEIGGVKVMTDCVDLGCGTGTFTLPMAEIVGRWGKVYAVDDSQEMLDILKSRKPPKNVMPVKADFTETGLVDGIAEFCLAAFILHETKQPEKLLAETYRLLKPGGRLLVMEWRAEFDSPGPSQKIRVTVEKMSALVLETGFRNFQSDNWSEKHYYGLGVKPLYETDKEPDPLVLGIVKTSGQLFLETGGGTSFPSTTRFY, encoded by the coding sequence ATGACCGACTCCCATTTTGACACCTCCAAAGCCGCCCGCCTGGACAATCCCAGCCGCGTCGCCGAACTCCGCATCCCTGAGCTCCTCACAGAGATCGGGGGTGTCAAGGTAATGACGGACTGCGTTGACCTTGGCTGCGGCACCGGGACGTTCACGTTGCCGATGGCGGAGATCGTGGGGAGGTGGGGCAAAGTATACGCTGTAGACGATTCCCAGGAGATGCTGGATATCCTGAAATCTCGCAAGCCCCCGAAAAACGTCATGCCCGTAAAAGCCGATTTTACCGAGACCGGTCTCGTCGATGGAATAGCCGAATTCTGCCTGGCGGCATTCATTTTGCACGAGACAAAACAGCCGGAAAAGCTGCTGGCCGAAACTTACCGGTTATTGAAACCGGGAGGCAGGTTGCTGGTGATGGAGTGGCGGGCTGAATTCGACAGCCCCGGACCGTCGCAGAAGATTCGGGTGACGGTCGAGAAAATGTCGGCGTTAGTCTTAGAGACAGGGTTTAGGAACTTCCAATCGGATAATTGGTCGGAAAAGCACTACTATGGCCTCGGGGTGAAGCCACTCTACGAAACAGACAAGGAACCAGATCCACTGGTATTGGGCATTGTAAAAACTTCCGGACAGTTGTTTCTTGAGACCGGAGGCGGGACCTCATTCCCGTCAACTACTAGGTTCTATTAA
- a CDS encoding YkgJ family cysteine cluster protein: protein MSPEESFQCFCCGVCCSKYQVQMTVNEAHNIADKLRIEWDEFENDYLDGAWPGTRTVLLGHREGHCVFLEAQPDNRVFFCRIQKFKPESCIQWNADADKKDCQEGLEQLWDLGTDAEGQFTGDPGKVRELNAFLETLNPER from the coding sequence GTGTCCCCGGAAGAGTCTTTCCAGTGTTTCTGCTGTGGCGTCTGCTGCTCCAAGTACCAGGTGCAGATGACGGTGAACGAGGCGCATAACATCGCCGACAAACTGCGCATCGAGTGGGATGAGTTCGAGAATGATTACCTCGACGGCGCCTGGCCGGGAACCAGGACAGTTCTTTTGGGGCACCGCGAGGGGCATTGCGTATTTCTTGAAGCCCAACCCGATAACCGGGTTTTCTTCTGCCGCATCCAAAAATTCAAGCCCGAATCCTGCATCCAGTGGAACGCCGACGCCGATAAAAAGGATTGCCAGGAGGGGCTTGAACAATTGTGGGATTTGGGAACAGACGCCGAGGGACAGTTCACGGGAGACCCGGGGAAGGTGCGGGAATTGAATGCCTTCCTGGAAACACTAAATCCTGAACGCTGA
- the uvrB gene encoding excinuclease ABC subunit UvrB → MPEFNLVSDFGLMGDQSAAVAGLTKGLADGLKDQTLLGVTGSGKTFTMANVIARCGRPALIISHNKTLAAQLYAEFREFFPNNAVEYFVSYYDYYQPEAYVPSKDMYIEKDADINDEIDKLRHAATRSLLSRRDTIIVASVSCIYGLGEPEEYMRFVLNLEKGARYPRTEILHRLVDMQYERNDLDFSRSKFRLRGDTLELHPAYEETALRIEFFGDEIERMVRIDPLTGEILEELKMVDIYPAKHFVTSPEKLVKAIQAIREELAGRVEQLKREGKLLEAARLEQRTEYDIEMLEQAGYCNGVENYARHLSGRPAGSAPWTLLDYFPKDFILFVDESHMSLPQIRGMYNGDRARKEVLVEYGFRLPSAMDNRPLNFSEFRQRFEQAVYVSATPGPYEKEHSQNTVEQLVRPTGLLEPVIEVKPTEGQIDDLLYQIKLRVEKSERCLVTTLTKKLAETLSEYIAESGIKTQYLHSEVETFERVEILRDLRLGVYDVVVGINLLREGLDLPEVSLVAILDADKEGFLRSEWALIQTMGRAARHVDGKVIMYADIITGSMERAIAEVKRRRAIQETYNAEHGITPQGIRKAIKDITERIRTAEAVVAEQTAESYKAMPLTKEDLARLIRELEYQMKRAAKTMDFERAALLRDRIVELKRELIEPEAKPRGRR, encoded by the coding sequence ATGCCTGAATTTAACCTCGTTTCTGATTTCGGCCTGATGGGCGATCAATCCGCCGCCGTGGCGGGACTGACCAAAGGTCTCGCAGATGGATTAAAAGATCAGACCCTGCTCGGCGTTACCGGCTCGGGGAAAACCTTCACCATGGCCAACGTTATCGCCCGCTGCGGCCGTCCGGCTTTGATTATTTCACATAACAAGACCCTGGCGGCCCAGCTTTACGCCGAGTTCCGCGAATTCTTTCCCAATAACGCCGTCGAATACTTCGTCAGCTACTACGATTACTACCAGCCGGAGGCTTACGTCCCGTCCAAGGACATGTATATCGAAAAAGACGCTGATATCAACGACGAGATCGATAAGCTTCGCCACGCCGCCACCCGGTCGCTCCTGTCCCGCCGGGATACCATCATCGTCGCTTCGGTGTCGTGCATCTACGGCCTGGGTGAGCCTGAAGAATACATGCGTTTCGTCCTGAACCTCGAAAAAGGGGCGCGCTATCCCAGGACGGAGATCCTGCACCGGCTCGTCGATATGCAATACGAGCGTAACGACCTCGATTTTTCCCGGTCGAAGTTCCGGCTTCGGGGAGATACCCTGGAATTGCATCCGGCTTATGAAGAAACAGCCCTACGCATAGAGTTCTTCGGCGATGAGATAGAACGCATGGTGAGGATCGATCCTCTGACGGGTGAAATTCTCGAAGAACTCAAGATGGTGGATATCTACCCGGCTAAGCATTTCGTGACCTCGCCGGAAAAGCTTGTCAAGGCTATCCAGGCCATACGTGAGGAGTTGGCGGGGCGGGTGGAGCAGCTTAAACGCGAGGGTAAACTCCTGGAAGCCGCCCGGCTGGAACAGCGCACCGAATACGATATCGAGATGCTGGAACAGGCAGGTTATTGCAACGGCGTGGAGAACTACGCCCGGCACCTGTCCGGAAGACCCGCTGGCTCGGCGCCGTGGACGCTGCTGGATTATTTCCCCAAGGATTTCATCCTTTTTGTCGATGAATCTCACATGTCGCTGCCCCAGATCAGGGGCATGTACAACGGCGACCGGGCCCGCAAGGAAGTGCTGGTCGAGTATGGATTTCGCCTTCCTTCGGCTATGGACAACCGGCCGCTGAATTTCTCCGAGTTTCGGCAGCGCTTCGAACAGGCGGTTTATGTCTCGGCGACGCCCGGGCCGTACGAAAAAGAGCATTCGCAAAATACCGTCGAACAACTGGTACGGCCGACCGGACTCCTCGAGCCGGTCATCGAGGTCAAACCGACCGAAGGTCAGATTGACGATCTTCTTTACCAGATCAAGCTTCGCGTTGAAAAAAGCGAGCGCTGCCTGGTGACTACCCTGACCAAGAAGCTTGCTGAAACCCTGTCGGAGTACATCGCCGAATCGGGTATCAAGACCCAGTACCTTCACTCCGAGGTCGAGACATTCGAGCGCGTGGAAATTCTGCGCGATCTCAGGCTGGGCGTCTACGATGTAGTCGTTGGCATCAACCTGTTACGCGAAGGACTCGACCTCCCGGAGGTTTCTCTTGTCGCCATCCTCGATGCCGATAAGGAAGGTTTCCTCCGCAGCGAATGGGCGCTGATCCAGACTATGGGCCGCGCCGCCCGTCACGTTGACGGCAAGGTCATCATGTACGCTGACATCATCACCGGTTCGATGGAACGCGCCATCGCCGAGGTCAAGCGGAGGCGTGCCATCCAGGAAACCTATAACGCCGAGCACGGCATTACGCCGCAGGGCATCCGCAAGGCCATAAAAGACATTACTGAACGTATCCGTACCGCCGAGGCCGTGGTCGCGGAGCAGACGGCTGAGTCCTATAAAGCCATGCCGTTGACTAAGGAAGACCTGGCTCGTCTTATCCGGGAGCTCGAATATCAGATGAAGCGGGCTGCCAAGACTATGGACTTCGAACGAGCGGCCTTGTTGCGTGATCGAATAGTCGAACTTAAGCGCGAACTTATCGAACCGGAGGCAAAACCTCGTGGCCGGAGATAA
- a CDS encoding S1C family serine protease, producing MKNPASIAIVVVLLIVNGVFAAFNLGASSTINSAQAKISDLTSANTTIQTDLAALQTSNIQTQTALAAVQAQVDKLTSQTSSAASKYGAVMNSINPVVVRINATGTGLRGFASGVIVSSNGYVLTVLHNVDGARSINVTVSTGDTFTGTISATDTVNNLALIKLTSTRTDFPAAARGSISTLQDGQIVISVSYPLSDELHGPATFDVGIVSSLRMDIPTNYFIQSDADIAQGSGGGGLFTLDGKLVGIASLGIADGIYEYIPIDAAATLLKGASIT from the coding sequence ATGAAAAATCCAGCTTCGATCGCCATCGTAGTTGTTCTACTAATAGTCAACGGAGTCTTCGCGGCCTTTAACCTCGGGGCGTCAAGCACCATTAATTCAGCCCAGGCTAAGATCTCCGATTTGACTTCTGCCAACACCACGATCCAAACCGATCTGGCGGCGCTTCAAACCAGCAACATCCAAACTCAAACAGCCCTGGCGGCGGTCCAGGCGCAAGTGGATAAGCTGACATCCCAAACGTCTTCCGCTGCCTCAAAATACGGCGCGGTGATGAATTCAATTAATCCTGTGGTCGTCAGGATCAATGCCACCGGAACCGGGCTGCGCGGATTCGCCTCCGGCGTCATTGTAAGTTCCAACGGGTATGTTCTGACGGTGCTCCACAACGTTGACGGCGCACGATCGATCAACGTCACTGTTTCTACGGGCGATACATTTACCGGAACGATCAGCGCTACTGATACGGTAAATAATTTGGCTTTGATAAAATTAACCTCTACTCGGACGGATTTCCCCGCGGCTGCCCGGGGATCGATCAGCACTCTCCAGGACGGGCAGATCGTGATCTCCGTCAGTTATCCTCTAAGTGATGAACTGCACGGTCCGGCGACCTTCGACGTCGGCATAGTTTCATCACTTCGGATGGATATCCCGACCAACTACTTCATTCAGAGCGATGCCGATATCGCCCAGGGCAGCGGCGGTGGCGGGCTGTTCACTTTGGACGGGAAATTGGTTGGGATTGCCTCGCTTGGTATCGCCGACGGAATCTACGAGTACATCCCTATAGATGCAGCAGCCACGCTGTTGAAAGGCGCCAGCATAACCTAG
- a CDS encoding universal stress protein has translation MIKEVVIPLDGSAEAEITVPYGIALAQKLGAQLDFISVDETGAADTGNLYRNYLRHLDERLKAKYPGQRAWQTSLQTGKAADEILRFIEEHVADLVILSAHGASGRGAALVGKVANKIMTGTNKPALLIKSPPPENKPLISKILVPLDGSGIGQAALDIVVQLAPAFGAEVVLAQVVEPVRYLPSVDGMGAYTLPIDDAEIEADATTFLNRRAEALRQKGITVSTVVKTGAAAELIMNYARDNQVDLIAMSTHGLSGLTRWVFGSVTEKIVVYGTTPVLVVHPPGG, from the coding sequence ATGATCAAAGAAGTCGTAATCCCCCTCGACGGCTCGGCGGAAGCTGAGATAACCGTCCCCTACGGCATCGCGCTGGCTCAGAAGCTGGGCGCCCAGCTAGATTTCATCAGTGTCGACGAGACCGGCGCCGCCGACACCGGAAACCTCTACCGGAATTACCTGCGACACCTCGACGAGCGCCTCAAAGCGAAATACCCCGGCCAGCGCGCCTGGCAGACCAGCCTCCAAACCGGCAAAGCCGCCGATGAGATCCTCCGGTTTATCGAGGAACATGTGGCCGACCTGGTGATACTTTCCGCCCACGGTGCCTCGGGGCGGGGGGCAGCACTGGTCGGCAAGGTGGCCAACAAGATCATGACAGGCACCAACAAGCCGGCATTACTGATTAAATCTCCGCCGCCTGAAAACAAGCCGCTCATCAGCAAGATTCTGGTACCGCTCGACGGCTCCGGCATCGGCCAGGCGGCGCTCGACATCGTGGTACAGTTGGCGCCGGCCTTCGGAGCCGAGGTGGTGCTCGCCCAGGTTGTTGAACCCGTCCGGTACCTGCCCAGCGTGGACGGCATGGGCGCTTACACACTGCCCATAGATGATGCCGAGATCGAAGCTGATGCGACTACGTTCCTGAACCGCCGCGCTGAGGCCTTGCGCCAAAAAGGCATAACAGTGTCTACGGTAGTCAAAACCGGCGCCGCCGCCGAACTGATCATGAATTATGCCCGGGACAACCAAGTTGACCTCATCGCCATGTCAACTCACGGCCTGTCCGGCCTGACGCGTTGGGTTTTCGGTTCAGTGACCGAGAAAATCGTCGTCTATGGCACCACGCCGGTGCTGGTAGTCCACCCTCCGGGGGGTTAA